A single Vigna radiata var. radiata cultivar VC1973A chromosome 8, Vradiata_ver6, whole genome shotgun sequence DNA region contains:
- the LOC106772482 gene encoding uncharacterized protein LOC106772482 isoform X1: MEDVATASNEERENKFLTLAIEEAYKAVESGDGRPFGAVIVRDDEIIASCHNMVVRNTDPSAHAEITAIREACRKLNQVQLSDCEIYASCEPCPMCYGAILFSKFKRVVYAARAEAAIALGVGSNSADAMKHSSFYEKVKMEIKKAEGSVAVIAEQVFENTKDKFVTPSVA, translated from the exons ATGGAGGATGTTGCTACTGCTTCTAATG aggagagagaaaacaaGTTCCTAACATTAGCAATTGAAGAAGCATATAAAGCAGTTGAAAGTGGCGATGGTCGTCCATTCGGCGCGGTTATTGTTCGAGATGATGAAATAATTGCAAGCTGTCATAACATGGTTGTAAGAAACACTGATCCCAGTGCTCATGCTGAGATTACTGCTATAAGAGAG GCCTGTCGAAAGCTGAATCAAGTTCAACTTTCTGACTGTGAAATTTATGCTTCTTGTGAGCCTTGTCCAATGTGCTATGGTGCAATTCTTTTTTCCAAATTCAAG AGAGTGGTGTATGCAGCTAGAGCAGAAGCTGCTATAGCTCTTGGAGTTGGGAGTAACAGTGCTGATGCAATGAAGCACAGTAGCTTTTATGAGAAGGTGAAGATGGAGATCAAAAAGGCTGAAGGTAGTGTTGCTGTAATTGCGGAACAAGTATTTGAGAATACCAAAGACAAGTTTGTTACGCCCTCAGTTGCTTAA
- the LOC106770551 gene encoding probable transcription factor At5g28040, whose product MLSPLVSWFLSPSSSSSSSEEEQNLDINTHDHTKHQNFNTQDDDNDQYLSSCDVDETIPVALAVPSATPAVTVAFPADDERSTVPGTTATVTATTFVTRSKGQCSNKYSGIVRQYQRLWTKQDEKELLKGYLDYIKQHGRTTTTLQNDVASLYDHVRPKLNVDFNKNQLVEKLRRLKRKHKLALNKGTDKEVPFRNPQEQAIFEISNKIWGNDTDNLLDQEYLEGDASGRTPESRYLGGIVKVKVDQLDNSDEIDERVPKRLRLDDAEDVNRTNEHNNSGSLQVFIEETMRSCFSPLLKEMLDEVNQEPPPGLVPIPLPLYPEEVDHEQWRKRGILELEVYLKRLELLQDQIKARLEELRSRREVYDKTSPGCAETACALSNTNNFNE is encoded by the coding sequence ATGCTTTCCCCGTTGGTTTCTTGGTTCTTGTCTccttcctcctcctcttcctcttccgaAGAAGAACAAAACCTTGACATTAACACTCATGATCACACTAAGCATCAAAACTTCAATACACAAGATGATGATAATGACCAATATCTTAGCTCATGCGATGTGGATGAAACCATTCCCGTTGCTCTTGCCGTTCCCAGTGCCACCCCTGCCGTGACGGTGGCCTTTCCGGCCGACGATGAAAGAAGCACGGTTCCCGGCACCACCGCCACCGTCACTGCCACCACATTTGTAACACGCTCAAAAGGGCAGTGCTCCAACAAGTATTCGGGCATTGTGAGACAATATCAGAGACTGTGGACGAAGCAGGACGAGAAGGAACTGCTAAAGGGATACCTTGATTACATTAAGCAGCATGGGAGGACAACCACCACCCTCCAGAACGACGTAGCCTCGTTGTATGATCACGTGAGGCCCAAACTGAACGTCGATTTCAACAAGAATCAGCTTGTTGAGAAGCTGCGTAGACTAAAGAGGAAGCACAAATTGGCTTTGAACAAAGGCACGGACAAGGAAGTTCCCTTTAGGAACCCCCAGGAACAGGCCATTTTCGAAATTTCAAACAAGATTTGGGGCAATGACACTGATAACCTATTAGACCAAGAGTATTTGGAAGGTGATGCGTCGGGACGCACTCCTGAAAGTCGTTACCTTGGGGGCATCGTTAAGGTGAAGGTTGATCAACTTGACAACAGTGATGAAATAGACGAGAGAGTGCCAAAGCGGTTGCGGCTAGATGATGCAGAAGATGTTAACAGAACAAATGAACATAACAATAGTGGCAGCCTGCAGGTCTTCATTGAGGAGACCATGAGGTCCTGTTTCTCCCCATTGCTGAAAGAAATGTTGGATGAAGTAAACCAAGAGCCACCTCCTGGGTTGGTTCCAATCCCATTGCCGCTATATCCTGAGGAAGTAGACCATGAGCAATGGAGAAAACGAGGGATTTTAGAGCTGGAGGTGTATTTGAAGAGGTTGGAGTTGTTGCAGGATCAGATCAAGGCTAGATTGGAGGAATTGCGATCTAGACGGGAGGTGTATGATAAAACTTCCCCAGGATGTGCAGAAACAGCTTGTGCTTTATCCAACACCAACAACTTCAACGAATAG
- the LOC106770930 gene encoding probable transcription factor At3g04930: MASDLNDTVFPEEDLDDDDETQEDEEEDDEDDDVLDDEETEPSHSVLAAITLAAPGSAVSQTLATASTAIVVADSSPKRPRTEQVEEKKALDDSRRLFQRLWTDEDEIGLLQGFLDYTTQRGSSHHNDTALFYDQIKSKLQLGFNKNQLVEKLRRLKKKYRNVLTKINDGKEFSFKSPHDRATFEISRRIWSNTAPITGPVEDDDEINPNPNLIPNPNFSHSAKTSLSRKRSRSRSEKREFHDGSALNKDTNCIGNSNNNSNKDNENCNHRHSLQSLIEETVRSCVSPVLKELVSGGMGFGFGGRGFGVGGGFPLNSLQMQMQMPMALSSLNLGIGEMVMDEKWRKQQILELEVYSKRLELLQNEIKVALEELRSSGGG, from the coding sequence ATGGCATCCGATCTAAACGACACCGTTTTCCCTGAAGAAGATCTCGATGACGACGACGAAACTCAAGAAGACGAAGAGGAGGATGACGAAGACGACGATGTTTTAGACGATGAAGAAACCGAACCCTCTCATTCCGTCCTCGCAGCCATAACCCTCGCTGCCCCCGGTTCCGCCGTCTCCCAAACACTCGCCACCGCGTCTACGGCTATTGTTGTCGCCGATTCCTCGCCCAAGAGGCCGCGCACGGAGCAAGTCGAGGAGAAAAAGGCGCTTGACGATTCGCGGCGATTGTTCCAGCGCCTGTGGACGGACGAGGACGAAATTGGGCTCTTGCAGGGGTTTCTGGACTACACGACGCAGCGAGGATCCTCTCACCACAACGACACCGCTTTGTTCTACGACCAGATCAAGTCGAAGCTTCAACTCGGTTTCAACAAGAACCAGCTCGTCGAGAAGCTCCGAAGGCTGAAGAAGAAGTACCGCAACGTCCTCACCAAAATCAACGATGGCAAGGAATTCTCCTTCAAGAGCCCTCACGACAGAGCCACCTTCGAAATCTCGCGGAGGATCTGGAGCAACACCGCCCCAATCACCGGTCCCGTCGAAGACGACGACGAAATCAACCCTAACCCTAATCTTATTCCCAACCCTAATTTCAGCCATTCGGCGAAGACGTCGCTGTCGCGGAAGCGGTCGCGGTCTCGATCGGAGAAGCGCGAGTTCCACGACGGTTCAGCGTTGAATAAGGATACTAATTGTATTGGCAATAGTAACAATAACAGTAACaaagataatgaaaattgtAACCATAGGCATAGCTTACAGAGCTTGATTGAAGAGACGGTGAGGAGTTGCGTGTCGCCGGTTTTGAAGGAGTTGGTGAGTGGTGGCATGGGATTTGGTTTTGGGGGAAGAGGGTTTGGAGTTGGAGGAGGGTTTCCATTGAATTCCTtgcaaatgcaaatgcaaatgcCAATGGCTTTGAGTTCATTGAATTTGGGCATTGGGGAAATGGTGATGGATGAGAAGTGGAGGAAGCAACAGATTTTGGAGCTGGAAGTCTATTCCAAGCGTTTGGAATTGTTGCAGAATGAGATCAAGGTTGCTCTCGAGGAGTTGAGATCCTCCGGTGGAGGATGA
- the LOC106772482 gene encoding uncharacterized protein LOC106772482 isoform X2 produces the protein MEDVATASNEERENKFLTLAIEEAYKAVESGDGRPFGAVIVRDDEIIASCHNMVACRKLNQVQLSDCEIYASCEPCPMCYGAILFSKFKRVVYAARAEAAIALGVGSNSADAMKHSSFYEKVKMEIKKAEGSVAVIAEQVFENTKDKFVTPSVA, from the exons ATGGAGGATGTTGCTACTGCTTCTAATG aggagagagaaaacaaGTTCCTAACATTAGCAATTGAAGAAGCATATAAAGCAGTTGAAAGTGGCGATGGTCGTCCATTCGGCGCGGTTATTGTTCGAGATGATGAAATAATTGCAAGCTGTCATAACATGGTT GCCTGTCGAAAGCTGAATCAAGTTCAACTTTCTGACTGTGAAATTTATGCTTCTTGTGAGCCTTGTCCAATGTGCTATGGTGCAATTCTTTTTTCCAAATTCAAG AGAGTGGTGTATGCAGCTAGAGCAGAAGCTGCTATAGCTCTTGGAGTTGGGAGTAACAGTGCTGATGCAATGAAGCACAGTAGCTTTTATGAGAAGGTGAAGATGGAGATCAAAAAGGCTGAAGGTAGTGTTGCTGTAATTGCGGAACAAGTATTTGAGAATACCAAAGACAAGTTTGTTACGCCCTCAGTTGCTTAA
- the LOC106771531 gene encoding uncharacterized protein LOC106771531: protein MKGVATASNEDKENMFLTLAVEEAYKAVETGDGYPYGAVIVRNDEIVASCHNMVGKNTDPTAHAEITAIREACRKLNKVELADCEIYASCEPCPMCYGAILFSKFKKVVYGARAEAAVAVGLESNVADALQDSSFYEKVKMEIKKAEGSVAVMAEQVFENTKDQIVMPSVA from the exons ATGAAGGGTGTTGCTACTGCTTCTAATg AGGATAAAGAAAACATGTTCCTCACATTAGCAGTTGAAGAAGCATATAAAGCGGTTGAAACTGGCGATGGTTACCCATACGGCGCAGTTATTGTTCGAAATGATGAAATAGTTGCAAGCTGTCATAACATGGTTGGAAAAAACACTGATCCCACTGCTCATGCTGAGATTACTGCTATAAGAGAG GCTTGTCGAAAGCTGAATAAAGTTGAACTTGCTGACTGTGAAATTTATGCTTCTTGTGAGCCTTGTCCAATGTGCTATGGTgcaattcttttttcaaaattcaag AAAGTGGTTTATGGAGCTAGAGCAGAAGCTGCTGTGGCTGTTGGGCTTGAGAGTAACGTTGCTGATGCACTGCAGGACAGTAGCTTTTATGAGAAGGTGAAGATGGAGATCAAAAAGGCTGAAGGTAGTGTCGCTGTAATGGCGGAACAAGTATTTGAGAATACCAAAGACCAGATTGTTATGCCCTCAGTTGCTTAA
- the LOC106772480 gene encoding uncharacterized protein LOC106772480, whose protein sequence is MDDSTSAANATSNVLEVKDETISVASAFPGHQEAVKDRDHKFLTKAVEEAYKGVECGDGGPFGAVVVRNDEIVVSCHNMVLRNTDPTAHAEVTAIREACQKLNQIELADCEIYASCEPCPMCFGAIHLSRIKRLVYGAKAEAAIAIGFDDFIADALRGTGFYQKAQLEIKKADGSGAVIAEQVFEKTKEKFTLY, encoded by the exons ATGGATGACTCTACTTCTGCTGCTAATGCCACTTCCAATG ttttggAAGTCAAAGATGAAACTATTTCTGTTGCTTCTGCATTTCCTGGTCATCAAGAAG CTGTAAAGGATAGAGACCACAAGTTCCTAACAAAGGCAGTTGAAGAAGCATATAAGGGAGTTGAATGTGGCGATGGAGGCCCTTTTGGTGCTGTTGTTGTTCGGAATGATGAAATAGTCGTAAGCTGTCATAACATGGTTTTAAGAAACACGGATCCAACTGCCCATGCTGAGGTTACTGCTATAAGAGAG GCTTGTCAAAAGCTGAATCAAATTGAACTTGCTGACTGTGAAATCTATGCTTCTTGTGAGCCCTGTCCAATGTGCTTTGGTGCTATTCATCTTTCAAGAATTAAG AGATTGGTTTACGGAGCTAAAGCAGAAGCTGCAATAGCAATTGGATTTGATGATTTCATTGCCGATGCACTGAGGGGAACGGGTTTCTATCAGAAGGCCCAGTTAGAGATAAAAAAGGCTGATGGTAGCGGTGCTGTTATTGCAGAACAAGTATTTGAGAAGACAAAAGAGAAGTTTACCCTGTACTGA
- the LOC106770552 gene encoding uncharacterized protein LOC106770552, with translation MSIEKFMQPVIPRFDGHYDFWSLTMENFLRKKELWQLIEEGIPVLEATSTEEQRKSVAEANLRDLKVKNYLFQAIDREILETILDKSTSQEIWHSTQKKYQGSMRVKRAQLPALQRESELLSMKEGEKGDAYLGHTHSIVNKMKLNGEKVDSSTVVSKILQSLTAKFNYVVCSIEESNDLSTLSIDELHGSLLVHE, from the coding sequence ATGTCTATAGAGAAGTTCATGCAACCGGTCATACCAAGGTTTGATGGCCATTATGACTTTTGGTCCTTGACGATGGAGAACTTCTTACGAAAAAAAGAATTGTGGCAGCTCATAGAAGAGGGCATACCAGTGCTTGAAGCCACATCCACTGAGGAACAACGTAAGAGTGTGGCTGAGGCCAATCTAAGGGATCTAAAGGTAAAGAATTACCTATTCCAAGCTATTGATCGGGAGATTTTGGAAACCATATTAGACAAAAGTACGTCGCAGGAAATCTGGCATTCAACGCAGAAGAAATATCAAGGCTCAATGAGAGTGAAACGTGCTCAGCTTCCAGCACTACAACGTGAGTCTGAACTTTTAAGTATGAAAGAAGGGGAGAAAGGGGATGCATACCTAGGACACACTCACAGTATAgttaacaaaatgaaattaaacggAGAGAAAGTGGATTCTAGCACGGTAGTTAGCAAGATACTCCAATCGCTAACCGCAAAATTCAACTACGTGGTGTGTTCCATTGAGGAGTCTAACGACTTAAGCACTCTCAGTATTGATGAACTTCATGGCAGTTTGCTTGTCCATGAATAA